From Malaclemys terrapin pileata isolate rMalTer1 chromosome 15, rMalTer1.hap1, whole genome shotgun sequence:
tggctgtgggggtgggggtggaggtgggggaggtggtcactgtggtggtgggggtggaggtggaggaggtggttgctgtggtggtgggggtggaggtggaggaagtggtggctgtgctggtgggggtgaaggtgaaggaggtggtggctgtaCTGGTGGgcgtggaggtgggggaggtggtcactgtgctggtgggggtggaggtgggggaggtggtggctgtggtggtgggggtggaggtggaggaagtggtggccgtggtggtgggggtggaggtggaggaggtggtcgctgtgctggtgggggtggtggtggctgtggtggtggggctggaggaggtggtagctgtggtgctgggggtggaggtggaggaggtggtggctgtggtgttgggggtggagctggtggtcactgtgctggagggggtggaggttcgggaggtggtcactgtgctggaggtggtggaggtgggggaggtggtcactgtgctggttggggtggaggtggaggaggtggtcattgtggtggtgggggtggaggtgggggaggtggtggctgtgctggtgggggtggaggtgggggaggtggtcatTGTGGTTGTGGGGGtgaaggtggaggaggtggtggctgtgctggtgggggtggaggtggaggaggtggtggctgtctgggtgggggtggaggtggaggaggtcatgcctgtggtggtgggggtggaggtggaggaggtggtggctgtggaggtgggggtggaggtgggggaggtggtcactgtgctggtgggggtggaggtgggggaggtggtggctgtgctggagggggtggaggtggaggaggtggtcactgtgctggtgggggtggaggtggaggaggtggtggctgtgggggtctgggtggaggtggaggtggtcatcgctgtgctggtgggggtggaggtgggggaggtggtcactatggtggtgggggtggaggtggaggaggtggtggctgtggtggtgggggtggaggtggaggaggtggtggctgtggaggtgggggtggaggtggaggaggtggtcactgtgctggtgggggtggaggtgggggaggtggtggctgtgctggtgcgggtggaggtgggggaggtggaggaggtcgtcgctgtgctggtgggggtggaggtgggggaggtggtcactgtgctggtgggggtggaggtggaggaggtggtggctgtggtggtgggggtggaggtggaggaggtggtggctgtgggggtcggggtggaggtggaggtggtcgtcgctgtgctggtgggggtggaggtggtcactgtggtTGTGGGGGtgaaggtggaggaggtggtggctgtgctggtgggggtggaggtgaaggaggtggtggctgtgctggtgggggtggaggtgggggaggtggtcactgtgctggtgcgggtggaggtggaggaggtggtcgctgtgctggtgggggtggtggtggctgtggtggtggggctggaggaggtggtagctgtggtgctgggggtggaggtggaggaggtggtggctgtggtggtgggggtggagctggtggtcactgtgctggtgggggtggaggttcgggaggtggtcactgtgctggaggtggtggaggtgggggaggtggtcactgtgctggttggggtggaggtggaggaggtggtggctgtgggggtggaggtCGAGGTGTAGGAGCTGGTGGCTGTAGGGgtcggggtggaggtggaggaggtggtggctgtgggggtgggggtggaggtgggggaggtggtggctgtggtggtgggggtggaggtggaggacgtggtcactgtgctggtgggggtggtggtggaggaggtggtcactgtgctggtgggggtggaggtgggggaggtggtcactgtgctggtgggggtggaggtggaggaggtggtggccgtggtggtgggggtggaggtagaggaggtggtggctgtctgggtgggggtggaggtggaggaggtcatgcctgtggtggtgggggtggaggtggaggaggtggtggctgtggaggtgggggtggaggtgggggaggtggtcactgtgctggtgggggtggaggtgggggaggtggtggctgtgctggagggggtggaggtggaggagctggtcactgtgctggtgggggtggaggtggaggaggtggtggctgtgggggtctgggtggaggtggaggtggtcgtcgctgtgctggtgggggtggaggtgggggaggtggtcactatggtggtgggggtggaggtggaggaggtggtggctgtggtggtgggggtggaggtggaggaggtggtggctgtgctggtgggggtggaggtgggggaggtggtcactgtgctggtgggggtggaggtgggggaggtggtggctgtggaggtgggggtggaggtggaggaggtggtcactgtgctggtgggggtggaggtgggggaggtggtggctgtgctggtgcgggtggaggtgggggaggtggaggaggtcgtcgctgtgctggtgggggtggaggtggaggaggtggtggctgtggtggtgggggtggaggtggaggaggtggtggctgtgggggtcggggtggaggtggaggtggtcgtcgctgtgctggtgggggtggaggtgaaggaggtggtcactgtgctggtgggggtggaggtgggggaggtggtcactgtggcggtgggggtggaggtgggggaggtggtcactgtggtggggggggtgaaggtggaggaggtggtggctgtggtggtgggggtggaggtgaaggaggtggtggctgtgctggtgcgggtggaggtgggggaggtggaggaggtggtcgctgtgctggtgggggtggaggtgggggaggtggtcactgtggtggtgggggtggaggtggaggaggtggtggccgtgctggtgggggtggaggtggaggaggtggtggctgtgctggtgggggtggaggtgggggaggtggtcactgtgctggtgggggtggaggtgggggaggtggtggctctgctggagggggtggaggtggaggtggtcgtcgctgtgctggtgggggtggaggtgggggaggtggtcactgtggtggtgggggtggaggtggaggaggtggttgctgtggtggtgggggtggaggtggaggaagtggtggctgtgctggtgggggtgaaggtgaaggaggtggtggctgtaCTGGTGGgcgtggaggtgggggaggtggtcactgtgctggtgggggtggaggtgggggaggtggtggctgtggtggtgggggtggaggtggaggaagtggtggccgtggtggtgggggtggaggtggaggaggtggtcgctgtgctggtgggggtggtggtggctgtggtggtggggctggaggaggtggtagctgtggtgctgggggtggaggtggaggaggtggtggctgtggtgttgggggtggagctggtggtcactgtgctggagggggtggaggttcgggaggtggtcactgtgctggaggtggtggaggtgggggaggtggtcactgtgctggttggggtggaggtggaggaggtggtggctgtgggggtgggggtggaggtgggggaggtggtcactgtggtggtgggggtggaggtggaggaggtggttgctgtggtggtgggggtggaggtggaggaagtggtggctgtgctggtgggggtgaaggtgaaggaggtggtggctgtaCTGGTGGgcgtggaggtgggggaggtggtcactgtgctggtgggggtggaggtgggggaggtggtggctgtggtggtgggggtggaggtggaggaagtggtggccgtggtggtgggggtggaggtggaggaggtggtcgctgtgctggtgggggtggtggtggctgtggtggtggggctggaggaggtggtagctgtggtgctgggggtggaggtggaggaggtggtggctgtggtgttgggggtggagctggtggtcactgtgctggagggggtggaggttcgggaggtggtcactgtgctggaggtggtggaggtgggggaggtggtcactgtgctggttggggtggaggtggaggaggtggtcattgtggtggtgggggtggaggtgggggaggtggtggctgtgctggtgggggtggaggtgggggaggtggtcatTGTGGTTGTGGGGGtgaaggtggaggaggtggtggctgtgctggtgggggtggaggtggaggaggtggtggctgtctgggtgggggtggaggtggaggaggtcatgcctgtggtggtgggggtggaggtggaggaggtggtggctgtggaggtgggggtggaggtgggggaggtggtcactgtgctggtgggggtggaggtgggggaggtggtggctgtgctggagggggtggaggtggaggaggtggtcactgtgctggtgggggtggaggtggaggaggtggtggctgtgggggtctgggtggaggtggaggtggtcatcgctgtgctggtgggggtggaggtgggggaggtggtcactatggtggtgggggtggaggtggaggaggtggtggctgtggtggtgggggtggaggtggaggaggtggtggctgtggaggtgggggtggaggtggaggaggtggtcactgtgctggtgggggtggaggtgggggaggtggtggctgtgctggtgcgggtggaggtgggggaggtggaggaggtcgtcgctgtgctggtgggggtggaggtgggggaggtggtcactgtgctggtgggggtggaggtggaggaggtggtggctgtggtggtgggggtggaggtggaggaggtggtggctgtgggggtcggggtggaggtggaggtggtcgtcgctgtgctggtgggggtggaggtggtcactgtggtTGTGGGGGtgaaggtggaggaggtggtggctgtgctggtgggggtggaggtgaaggaggtggtggctgtgctggtgggggtggaggtgggggaggtggtcactgtgctggtgcgggtggaggtggaggaggtggtcgctgtgctggtgggggtggtggtggctgtggtggtggggctggaggaggtggtagctgtggtgctgggggtggaggtggaggaggtggtggctgtggtggtgggggtggagctggtggtcactgtgctggtgggggtggaggttcgggaggtggtcactgtgctggaggtggtggaggtgggggaggtggtcactgtgctggttggggtggaggtggaggaggtggtggctgtgggggtggaggtCGAGGTGTAGGAGCTGGTGGCTGTAGGGgtcggggtggaggtggaggaggtggtggctgtgggggtgggggtggaggtgggggaggtggtggctgtgggggtgggggtggaggtcggggaggtggtcactgtggtggtcggggtggaggtgggggaggtggtcactgtgctggtcggggtggaggtggaggaggtggtcattgtgctggtgggggtggaggtggaggaggcggTCGCTGTGCTGGTGGGGATGGAGGTcggggaggtggtggctgtggggctggggttggAGGTGGAGGACGTGgtcactgtggtggtgggggtggaggtggaggacgtggtcactgtgctggtgggggtggtggtggaggaggtggtcactgtgctggtgggggtggaggtgggggaggtggtcactgtggtggtgggggtggaggtggaggaggtggtggctgtggttgtgggggtggaggtggaggaggtggtggctgtgctggtgggggtggaggtggaggaggtggtcactgtggtggtgggggtggaggtagaGGAGGTGGtcgctgtgctggtgggggtggaggttggggaggtggtcgctgtgggggtgggggtggaggtggaggtggtcgtcgctgtgctggtgggggtggaggtggtcactgtggtTGTGGGGGtgaaggtggaggaggtggtggctgtgctggtgggggtggaggtgggggaggtggtcactgtggtggtgggggtggaggtggaggaggtggtggctgtctgggtgggggtggaggtggaggaggtcgtgcctgtggtggtgggggtggaggtgggggaggtggtcactgtgctggtgggggtggaggtgggggaggtggtggctgtgctggatggggtggaggtggaggtggtcgTCGCTgtggtggtggaggtggaggtgggggaggtggtggctgtgggggtgggggtggaggtgggggaggtggtcactgtgctggtgggggtggaggtgggggatgtcCCGTTACAAATCTCACATCGTGGCCCACCGTACCCTGGGGGGCAGGTGCATTCCATGCCTACTGGCGTTCCTCCGTTTTGGCAGGCCTCGCAGCTGTCCCTGCAGTCGCAGCGCTCCCCGCCATACCCCGGGGGACAGAAACAGAGGCGACCAATGGCCGTTCCTCCGTTCTGGCAGGCCTTGGCTGGGTCGTAGCACTCGCAGTTGTAGCCCCACCAGCCGCGTGGGCAGATACACTCTGTGCCATTGGGAGTTCCCCCGTTCTGGCAGTTCACTGAAAGAAAcaagcccccaccctgctttTTACAGTGTCTTGGACACAAATGATCCCCTTTCTGAGCTGGGTATTagccaagagtcctggctcccagcccccctgctctaacccaccaaaTCCCACTTCCGTGCCAGAgccggggaaagaacccaggagtcctggctcccagcccccctgctctaacccaccaaaTCCCACTTCCGTGCCAGAgccggggaaagaacccaggagtcctggctcccaggcccccctgctctaaccactaacccCCACTCCTCTACCAGAgccggggagggaacccaggagtcctggctcccagccccccctgctctaacccaccagcccccactcccctcccagagccggggaaagAACTGAGGCATCCTGGCTCCGATCTGCTCTTTCCCCTCTGATCACTAGACCCAATTCCCCTCCCAGAACCGGGGAGAGAACACATTCGTCTCCATGCACTAAGGAGCAGATCGCATTTTCATGTTCTCTTGTGTTCTTTTGTAACATGGCACAGACAGCCCCAGCTGCACAGTCCCTCAGCAGTTACACCAGTTCCAGGTCTGCAGAGTTCTTTATTCACCAAACTCAGGTGCCTGGAAGCCTCATGTAATAGTGGAGAAGTGCCACCATGATAGGCGGAGTTAGGTCAGTTAGATAAAAAATTATTGGCCAAATCTCAGCTGGGGTCCATTGGCCATTGCTCCGTGGGAGTCAATGGGGCTGGATGCCCAGTTGGTGTAACTGGGCTGTTTCACCAGCTGAACTGATCGAAAGCAGCTGCGTAACCAGGTGACAATGTCCGGTTCTTTCCACTCACCTGCCACACCCAGAATGCCGGTGGCATTGTCTGTGCTGGCTCCTTTGGCGTTACCCACACTGTCCGCTCCCTTTGCCAGCTGCCCGGAGCTCATAGCCAGGAACCTCATGTCGACAGGGAGGCCGTGTCTATCACCTGTTCCTTCATCTGCAGGAATCCCggcctcccagccctggcctgtcATTTCTCCTCTTGTGTCTTTGGTTTCTGCCCTCCATCTGCCTCTGAGCACTGCAGAGAGAAAGTGGCACAGGTCAAGTAGCAGACTGGTGCTGATCCCAGGCCGTGACCCTAGTATCTAATGTCCAGCTGGGGGTGGCCTCCCGAGAAGCGCAGTGGGTAGGAATTGCTTCTGTTTCCGGCTTGGCGGATGGGAAACGTAATGaccatctaccaatgtgatatatgccatcatgtgccagcaatgcccctctgccatgtacattggccaaactggactgtctctacgcaaaagaattaatggacacaaatctgacatcaggaatcataatactcaaaaaccagtgggagaacattttaacctgtctggtcattcagtgacagacctgcgggtggctatattacaacagaaaaacttcaaaaacagactccaacgagagactgctgagctagaattgatatgcaaacttgacacaatcaacaaaggattgaataaggactgggaatggctgagccattacaaacactgaatctatctctccttgtaagtattctcacacttcttatcaaactgtctgtactgggctagcttgattatcacttcaaaagtttttttctcctacttaattggcctctcagagttggtaagacaactcccacctgtttatgctctctgtatgtgtgtatatatatctcctcaatatatgttccattctatatgcatccgaagaagtgggctgtagtccacgaaagcttatgctctaataaatttgttagtctctaagatgccacaagtactcctgttcttttttattaatgaccATCTTTATTAGCCCAAGAGAAAAAAACCTCCATGGAAGACTGGAAATAATGTTGAGAGGCAATCGCAGCAATTTAAGGGTCTAAGCACATCACAGAGATCTTGTAATGATTCCAACACCAAGGCTTATACACTGAGGAAATTCCAGGTCAAGGATCTACTTGCAAGAAAGCCAACCATGCTACGGCTGGAAAAGCAcccaaagagagagaggatgatAAAGGCATTTGAGTGTTTTTGCTCCTTCCATAAATGGCCTTAATGAACCCATTACTGGATACCGCGTCCATTAATTTTTAGGGGtcctggggcttggggtgtgttCACCTGCCGAAGAGACGGAGAATGCGAGGTGGGCGAGGAGCAGAGAGACCGAAAGTATCTTCATCCTTTGGGAGAAGAGTCTGGGGCATACTCCATAGAGATGGTAATGGAAGGAGGCCGTGCGCACCTTGCGAAGGCCAGCAGCGCACTGAACAGGGCGGCCGGAACCAGGAACCTTGGCTCCCGGGGGCGTGCGGGGGGCACTTGGATTCCTCAGGCTGGGCAGAGGAATATAGGGAATTGTTCTCGTGAATTTCAAAGGTCAATTAGGCTAATAAATTGGCAGCTGGGAAATTCATATCAGTGCCAGAAGCGGGGGAGGGTGGCATGAGACTATCAGTGCCACACCTGAAGTGGGAAGAGACACATGGGATCAGTCGAGAGCCCGTCCCTTGTGCCGTAGATGCCGAAGATCTCAAAGGATGGAAATGTGGAGAGCCTTTCTGGCTCTCAGGGGAGCTCGGCTCCAAAAGGTGCCACATGAAGCCGGGGGGTCACCATCACGGGAGAGTTctcagagcaggttggacaaacacctgccagggatggtctagggttACTTGGCTCTGCCTCATTGTGGGGAGCTGGACTGGATCCCCTCTCAAGGTCCCAACCAGCCTCACTTCTCTAcgattagacagacagacagagagacagataGCCATTTGGATAGATGGCTAAGGGCTGTGGGGATAGAAAACTACCTAGATAgctagggtgtatggggatagatagatagatagatagatagatagatagagggggtggatgggatagatagatagatagatagatagatagatagatagatagatggggtggacggggatagatagatagatagatagatagatagatagatagatagagggggtggatggggatagatagatagatagatagatagatagatgaggtgatggggatagatagatagatagatagatagatagatagatagatagatgtagaAGAGAGGGGTGCATATAGGAAATCTCTtgtctgtccatctgtccatTCATCCTCATGAACCCCATTGTCTTTATCTAGCCCTCCACAAACACCCCTCTATCTCTCTATGATGAGTGTGGACATTTTCAGAAAGATTTTAGGAGtgctatgtgtgcctcagtttaccctgcTCACCTTGTGCTGTGATGCACTGAGTGTAAATGGGAGCTAAGCATTCAGGGGGTGGCACGTACAGGACCAGATATATTCACATAAGTGAACGGCCTGCAGGTATCTGAATGGAAGGCCCGGCCTTGACCACGAAGGAGCCATTGGCCTGGCCATTCACCCCTAGCTGCCATGAGCCAAGAGCGGTGACTGTGGAAAACACCCCGCGGGGCAGCCGAGGGGAAAGGTGGGACTGAACGAGGCAGCTGGAGGCTGGTTCTGAGGTTGCTGTGGTGACCAGATGTGAACACACGGAGGGAGGTTGAAGCATGGCTGGAGCGCATCGAGCTGGATGGAAGTGCCTGGGATCTGGTGGCCATGGCTGCATGAGCTATGCCCAGCTGCTCACCCCGCCCAGCCTTGGCCAGTTCGGGCTACGGTTCCAGCTAGCTCGCTTTGCACCGTGCTCTCTCCTCGCTGCCTCGCCCAGAGCACACAGAGAACAACGCAACTTCACCCCAGAGCCCTTTCTGTTTCGCGTCTGAGCTGGTGAAATCAGCTGGTGCCAGCCGCAGGCAGGGAGACGAGGTCATTCTCCACCATCTCTGCCAGGTGGGGGCATCGTTAGCTCTCTTGCACGGGAAGAACCACACCCCGGTCCAAATCTGCCCCCACCAAAAGACCTAATTCCTATTGGCACCCAGGGCAGCTGAGGGACAGAGTGAGGCTGGCAGATGCAGAGCTGAGaggggagggcaggtgggggTACTCAGGGTATACAATGGGAGATTGCAGCTCTCACAAGGTTCACGGTGTTGTAACCTGGACAGGCACCGAGATTTACCTCAATTGCAATGAAATAATGGGGAAACCAACTCAGGAGGCTGGAACGTCAGAGCTTGGCACTGTGAAATACCAGGAAAGCTCCCAGACAGTAATTGGAAACCAAGAAACTTTTACTCCATCATCTGAACACGAAAGATTTGAGCGGCCCGGGAACAGAACAGCGCAGCGCCTAGAGGGtaaaatcttgtacaaagtttGTGCTGCAAAAACGGAGCTACTTGACCGAGAAATTGGCTAGCGGACGTTCCGTTTGAACGAGCAGGAAAAGAAGTTAGCAAGAGCCGCTGGCcggaagttgaagcaagacagaaaaaaaaaagtcacactggAAACAAGACAAAAAGCAacacagggtcctgtggcacctttaagactaacagaagtattgggagcataagctttcgtgggtaagaacctcacttcttcagatgcaagcccacgaaagcttatgctcccaatacttctgttagtcttaaagatgccacaggaccctctgttgctttttacagattcagactaacacggctacccctctgatactggaaacaagatgtacatttttatcaTGGAGGCTAATTAACCCTTAGGACAATATCCCAAGGGGCCTGGcagattctccattgctgacaaTCTTGAAATGGAGCTGTGGTGGTTTTGACACCGACCTGCTGAAGTGGAGTTAATTCAGCCCAGGGTCTCTGGCTTTATACTCTTGATGTCAGGGGGAGGCCAGTAGATGCACTTCTAGAttttcaagttatagaagacacatcggctgaatctgtgacaacccacatcttagaagagttaaatgcttgtcagttGGACCctaaacagatggctgcttgtgcatttgatggagctgcaaacttctctggaagacatggtagaggacaagctttgctcagagaaaagtataacccTGATCTCTCCTACTCCAACTAGCGCTAGTATGAGCTGCAGACTCTtccaaagacatttaaaaagctataaatttaatgtcttctgtgacgggttggatcacagaaacccccttgggaactgacAACTGATgcccagtgttcagcctttctgggcaATTTCCAACCTGTGTAGTTCTAGCTTCTTCTGATCTTcactcttacttattttgcttccttttctatcCCTACTTCCCTGACCCGAAatcagcaaacagaaaataacaaaccagtaaccactttgtctgttctccagccagcaCACTTAAATCTCACTTCAAATCACTACCAGagtctcaaagcaatcagctgtgcacagatcctgccgactacgccactgtgacgggttggatcacagaaaccccccatgggagctgccaccagatgtgccaagactacccctgctcctgttttctctgccagctcaggactccagccccctgtcttgctgagccagacactcccgtctgctccaacacagacccaaggtctgaaccacgtgccccaaagctgcagactttcctgaaagcagcttaagaaatGTTCCTGTTTCCAgccctcagatgcccaactcccaatggggtccaaaccccaaataaatccattttactctgtgtgatgaactgggactgttcttactgtggtctgtgaatgctgacaggggagtgtggctaggatagtctgcattgggggatgggagactgaccgatggagaatacctgagcatgtaacatgagaacccaggaatgggttagaggccaggtgataCTTTGGCCccggaaactgaacaaaggctgtgggaggggtcgctgaaggagagtTTCAGGGCTGGCTGGTgatgtggctgggaggcagagagggctctgacctcccaagggggctggggcgccctgagaccccaagctggacctaactgaggggggccctgttgtctgtgcctgcaagacctgtcttggactgtgttcccgtcgtccaaataaaccttctgctttactggctggctgagagtcatggtgaatcgcaggaagctgggggtgcagggccctgagtcccccaatactccatgacactctgtataaagcttatacagggtaaactcataaattgttcaccccctgtaacactgatagagagagttgcacagctgccccccgccccaggtattaaagcatactctgggttaattaataagtaaaaagtgattttattaaatacagaaagtaggatttaagtggttccaagtagtaacagacagaacaaagtgaattaccaagcaaaataaaataaaacatgcaagtcaaaacctagtacagtaataaaactgaatacagataaaatctcaccctcagagatgttccaataagtttctttcacagactggacgctttcctagtctgggcccaatcctttcccctggtacagctcttgttccaggtcaggtggtagctaagggatttctcatgatggccgccccctttgttctcttccacccacttatatctcttttgcataaggcaggaatcctttgtccctctgggtcgtCCCCCCCTTctgaatggaaaagcaccaggttcaagatagattccagttc
This genomic window contains:
- the LOC128823318 gene encoding mucin-2-like; this translates as MRFLAMSSGQLAKGADSVGNAKGASTDNATGILGVAVNCQNGGTPNGTECICPRGWWGYNCECYDPAKACQNGGTAIGRLCFCPPGYGGERCDCRDSCEACQNGGTPPTSTVTTSPTSTPTTTGTTSSTSTPTQTATTSSTSTPTTTVTTSPTSTPTSTATTSSTFTPTTTVTTSTPTSTATTTSTSTPTPTATTSPTSTPTSTATTSSTSTPTTTVTTSSTSTPTSTATTSSTSTPTTTATTSSTSTPTTTVTTSPTSTPTSTVTTSSTTTPTSTVTTTATASSTSTPTSTMTTSSTSTPTSTVTTSPTSTPTTTVTTSPTSTPTPTATTSPTSTPTPTATTSSTSTPTPTATSSYTSTSTPTATTSSTSTPTSTVTTSPTSTTSSTVTTSRTSTPTSTVTTSSTPTTTATTSSTSTPSTTATTSSSPTTTATTTPTSTATTSSTSTRTSTVTTSPTSTPTSTATTSFTSTPTSTATTSSTFTPTTTVTTSTPTSTATTTSTSTPTPTATTSSTSTPTTTATTSSTSTPTSTVTTSPTSTPTSTATTSSTSPTSTRTSTATTSPTSTPTSTVTTSSTSTPTSTATTSSTSTPTTTATTSSTSTPTTIVTTSPTSTPTSTAMTTSTSTQTPTATTSSTSTPTSTVTTSSTSTPSSTATTSPTSTPTSTVTTSPTSTPTSTATTSSTSTPTTTGMTSSTSTPTQTATTSSTSTPTSTATTSSTFTPTTTMTTSPTSTPTSTATTSPTSTPTTTMTTSSTSTPTSTVTTSPTSTTSSTVTTSRTSTPSSTVTTSSTPNTTATTSSTSTPSTTATTSSSPTTTATTTPTSTATTSSTSTPTTTATTSSTSTPTTTATTSPTSTPTSTVTTSPTSTPTSTATTSFTFTPTSTATTSSTSTPTTTATTSSTSTPTTTVTTSPTSTPTPTATTSSTSTPTSTVTTSPTSTTSSTVTTSRTSTPSSTVTTSSTPNTTATTSSTSTPSTTATTSSSPTTTATTTPTSTATTSSTSTPTTTATTSSTSTPTTTATTSPTSTPTSTVTTSPTSTPTSTATTSFTFTPTSTATTSSTSTPTTTATTSSTSTPTTTVTTSPTSTPTSTATTTSTSTPSSRATTSPTSTPTSTVTTSPTSTPTSTATTSSTSTPTSTATTSSTSTPTTATTSSTFTPTTTMTTSPTSTPTSTATTSPTSTPTTTMTTSSTSTPTSTVTTSPTSTTSSTVTTSRTSTPSSTVTTSSTPNTTATTSSTSTPSTTATTSSSPTTTATTTPTSTATTSSTSTPTTTATTSSTSTPTTTATTSPTSTPTSTVTTSPTSTPTSTATTSFTFTPTSTATTSSTSTPTTTATTSSTSTPTTTVTTSPTSTPTPTATTSSTSTPTSTVTTSPTSTTSSTVTTSRTSTPSSTVTTSSTPNTTATTSSTSTPSTTATTSSSPTTTATTTPTSTATTSSTSTPTTTATTSSTSTPTTTATTSPTSTPTSTVTTSPTSTPTSTATTSFTFTPTSTATTSSTSTPTTTATTSSTSTPTTTVTTSPTSTPTSTATTTSTSTPSSRATTSPTSTPTSTVTTSPTSTPTSTATTSSTSTPTSTATTSSTSTPTTTVTTSPTSTPTSTATTSSTSPTSTRTSTATTSFTSTPTTTATTSSTFTPPTTVTTSPTSTPTATVTTSPTSTPTSTVTTSFTSTPTSTATTTSTSTPTPTATTSSTSTPTTTATTSSTSTPTSTATTSSTSPTSTRTSTATTSPTSTPTSTVTTSSTSTPTSTATTSPTSTPTSTVTTSPTSTPTSTATTSSTSTPTTTATTSSTSTPTTIVTTSPTSTPTSTATTTSTSTQTPTATTSSTSTPTSTVTSS